GATTCGTCTGAGCGTATAAAGCCACATCGTTCGGTGTCACTCGGCTCGAGTTGCGGAAATGGCGAGGCGAAAGCGGTTTGCCGCGGCCGTCCGCCCGGCCGGCGCCCTTCCCCGGCATGAAGAGGAAGAGCGCAAGACACGGGTCAGGGATCGACAGAAATCGGCGTCAGATCCTGGAACCAGCTCTGGGCCTGCACGAAGCCCTTAACCTTGGGTGACATGGCCCGCGGATTGAGATCGTGCACGACGTAGAGTTCGACCGCATCCTTCACAGAAAGCTCGTTCATCTTGGTCAGGAGCGCATCGCGGGCGGGAATGTCAAATGTGGCAAGGGCCTGATCGCCAAGGCTGTCCATCTCGGCGCTGGCGTAACGGCCCCAGTTGAAGCCGTTGGGCGTGAAATAGCGCGTCGTCCACTTTTTGACGATACCCTGCATCGGATCCATCGGACCAAGCGAGAAGTTGATGGCGTCGAATTCGCTCTTCTGGCCGCCGCCGCGCCACACGCCGACCAGCGCGCTCCAGTCCATCGGAACCAGTTTGACTTCAAAGCCGACAGCCTCGAGCTGTTCCTTGACGAGTTCATTCATCGGCAGGGGCTGCATCTGTCCGGAACCGGACGTGGAGATACCGACCTTGAATTTGCACGGCATGCAGCCGGCTTCCTTAAGCAGCTTGCGGGCCTTGTCGGGGTCATATTCGTAGCGCACCGGCTTGCCATACCATGGCTGGCTTTCGGTCAGCGTCTGGTAACCGGGAACTGCAAGCCCTTGCAGCATCTCGACCATTTCCTTGCGGTTCATCGCGTAGTTCATCGCCTGTCGAACGCGCACGTCGCTGAACGGCGGACGGTCGTGGCGGAGGATATAGGTCCAGTTGTGCGGATAGGGCCGGGTGACGATCTGCATTCCGGCACCCTTAAGCTGTGGGATCGTGTCCGGCGCCGGAGCCTCTACGAAATCGACCTGGCCAGACAGAAGTGCCGCAGCGCGCGTCGAAGCTTCGGGCATCGGCAGGAGAACAAGCTTGTCCTGCTTAGGAATACGTTCCTTGTCCCAGTATTCCGTGTTGGGTATCAGTTCCAGCCGCTCGTGCGGAACGACGCTGGAAAACTTGTAAGGGCCGGTGCCCATGGGCGTCTGCAATGCGGCGGTGTAGTCGTAATTGGCCTTTTCAACCGCACATCTCGAGATCATCAGGACCAGCGACATCTCGTAGGGCAGTAGCGAATCGGGAATTTTCGTATTGATGGCGATCGTCAGGTCATCGACCTTCTCGATCGTATCGACGTTGATGAGAAACGACGCACTCGGACCGGCATGGCGGATGTTGTACTGCGGCGCCTTGTCGTTGCGCAGGCGCTCGAAATTCCATAGCGCGCCGTCCGCATTCCACTCGCAACCATCGTGGAACTTGACACCCGGCCGCAGGTTGAACGTCCAGCGCTTGTTGTTGGCCGGATTGATCTGCCAGCCGGTAGCAAGGCCAGGCTTGATGTCGGCGGCCACATCCGGCTTGGAAAGGTCCCAGTTCGCAAGTCCGTCATAGAGCGTGTATCCGGCGAAACGGCGGCCTTCGTAACCCTGGTCGGGCACACTGCCCCAATCGGGAATATCGGCGGCCGTCATCGCCACGCGCAGCGTTCCCCCCGCCGACGCGGGCACAGCCGCCATGGTTGCGACCAACATCGTCGCAATCGCGACACCTCGGGCTGCAGCCCCTTTGCAAACCCCGTGCATGGATAGTGGTTTCATTGGCGGTGACATCTCCGTGACCATGAGCCGGCTTGAACGGCAGAGAAGTTTCGAGTGCTGAAGCCATATCTCCGACATGGCGCACATTGCGTGCGTTATGGACGCACGCAATATTATCTATATCAAACTTTTATTGCGCATGCCTACTATGCGATTTTGTGCACTTGTTAATTTATTCTTTTATTTCAACATGTTGATACGTATATTTCTTCGGCAATTGCCTTCAGACATCGCTTTTTGATATTTTTAATTTCAACTATTTAGAAATTCTAACATCAGGGAGACGACAAATGTCCGACATCAAGCCACCCTCCGACGGCGGCGCGCGTACACGCTTCATGACGGCCGGCATCAGCATTCCGGCCGAACGCGCCAAGGGTGCGTCGAGGAGGCCGAGCGGGCGCTGGGCATCCTGTTCTGGTTGCGCGGGCCACGCACGGCGGCGGCCGAGCCTTCCAATATCTTCACGCTCAAGCCGGGAGCCGAGTGATGACTGCAAAGATCCTTCATGAAATGACGATTGCCGAGGCGGGTCGGGCACTCCGGGCAGGGGAAACATCGTCGGTCGCACTGACCGAAGCGAGCCTTGCCCGCATTGCGGCGGTCGATGGCGATCTCGACGCATTCGTCCTCCTCACACCCGAGCGCGCGATGGCCGATGCCCGAAAGGCCGATGCCGACTTTGCCGCGGGCGTGGACAAGGGACCGATGCAGGGCGTGCCCTACGGCCTGAAGGACATTTTCGACACCGCCGGCATCCGCACCACATGCCATTCGCGGCTGCGTCTGGAAAACGTTCCGGAACAGGATTGCACGGTTGCCGAACGACTGGCGGCTGGCGGCGGCGTGCTGATCGGCAAGCTCGGCACCTACGAGTTCGCCATCGGCGGTCCGAGTTTCGATCTGTTCCATCCGCCGGCCCGCAATCCCTGGAACCGCGATCACACGACGGGCGGCTCTTCCTCGGGATCGGCGTCGGCCGTGGCGGCCTCCATGGTTCCCATGGCCATGGGGTCCGATACCGGCGGCTCGATCCGCGGTCCGGCGGCATATTGCGGCATCGTCGGCACCAAGCCGACCTATGGCCGCGTGCCGAAGCGCGGCATTTTCCCGCTGTCCTACACGCTCGACCATGCTGGCCCGCTGACCTGGACGGTGGAGGATGCCGCACTGACGATGCAGGTCATCGCCGGCCACGATGCACTCGACCCCCATTCCGTCGATGTCCCCGTTCCCGATTTCACGGCGGGGCTCGGCCAGGATCTCAAAGGCATGCGGATCGCCTATGCCCGTGACTTCCTTGTGGGCAATCCGGTCGCCAATCCCGAAATCGTCGCGATGCTGGACGCCGCTGCCGAACGCCTCGCCACGCTTGGCGCCATTGTCGAGGAGGTGACGCTGCCGCCCTACGACAAGTTCGCTGCCTGCCAGCGGACCATCATGTATGCCGAGGCGTTCGCCATTCACGAACAGGATCTGAAGACCCGGCCGATGGCTTATGGCCGCTACGCCTATCAGCGCCTTTTGCAGGGTGGCATCCTGTCCGCCGCCGACTATCTCCAGGCGCTGCGACTGCGCCGCGAACTTGCGGCCTATATCAGCGACACGGTTCTCGGCCCCTATCACGCGATCCTCGCGCCGACCGGGCTGACGCCCGCCCCTGCGATGGACACCTACAGCGAGGACGTTGCGCCATGGAGCGGCATGATGACCGGGCCGTTCAACGCCACCGGCCATCCCGCCCTCGCCTTTCCGATCGGCTTCTCCGCGAACGGCCTGCCGCTTGGCGCCCAGCTTGTCGGCCGCGCCTTCGACGAAGCCACGCTGTTTCGTATCGCTGCCGCCTTCGAGGCATCGGCGGCCCTCAACACCCGCCGTCCCATGTCCTCGACGGTCACCGCCACCATGCCGACTGGAGCTCTCCATACCGTTTGACGACATCCATTACTTGCCCTTCACCGTGATTTCCGATTCCATCCGTCGCAGGGAAATATCGCCGGTCGAACTGACCGAAACGCTCCTGGGCCGGATCGGGACCTTCGATCCCGGCCTCAAGAGCTACACGACGGTCACAGCCAAACTGGCGATGGATCAGGCCCGCGCGGCGGAGGCGGAGATTGTCTGCGGCCGCTATCGCGGCCCGATGCATGGCGTGCCAGTTGCCGTGAAAGATCTGTGCTTCACCAAGGGCATCCGCACGACCGGCGGCATGGCGATCCACGCCGACTTCATGCCCGATTATGACGCCACCGTCGTCACCCGTCTTCGTGACGCCGGCTCCGTGCTGCTGGGCAAGCTGCACATGACGGAGGGGGCGACCATGGAGCACCATCCCGACCTGCCGCAACCTGTCAATCCGTGGAAATCCGATCTGTGGACGGGCGTATCCTCGTCCGGCTCCGGTGTCGCGCCGGCAGCCGGCCTGGCCTACGCGTCGATAGGCTCGGACACAGGCGGTTCCATCCGCTTCCCGTCTGCCTGCAACAATCTGACGGGGGTGAAACCGACCTGGGGCCTCATCAGCCGCCACGGCATTTTCGATCTGGCCGCCACGTTCGATCATCTCGGGCCGATGGCGCGCTCGACGGCGGACTGCGCCGCCATGCTGCAGGTTCTGGCGGGCTGGGATCCTCTCGACACGACGTCGCTCCGGCACCGCTGCCGGACTATCTGGCAGCCCTGACCGGAATCGACGGCGCCCGCGGCGTCAAGATCGGCATCGATCGCGATTTCATCGGCCTCGATGCCGATCCCGCCGTGCTGGCGCTGGTCGAGGCCGCCATCGACATGCTGGAAACCCTCGGTGCCGACGTGGTCCCCACCGTTTTCCCGTCGATCGAGGAGTTGATCAAGCGGCACCGCTTCATGTCCATGTCGGAACTGGCGGCGGCGCATGAGGAAACCTATCCGGCCAAGGCTGACCGTTATGGCCCCTACATTCGCAAGGGACTGGAAACCGGTCTTGCCGCCAAGGCGACGGATCTTGCCAAGGCGCATTGGGAGCGGCGCAAGTTCACAGGCAGCGTCCGGCGTATGTTCGATGACGTCCAGATCACGGTCCTGCCGGTCTTCAAGATTGATGACCCCGACCTGGGGCGAAATGCGGGCAGCCATCGCGGGGGATGCGAACGCCCTCTTCTGCTTCACCTCGCCTTTGAACGCGGCGGGCGTGCCAACGGTCACCCTGCCCTGCGGCTTCTCACAGGACGGACGCCCCGTGGCGTTCCAGCTGGTCGGCACGCACAGCTCGGAAGCCCTGCTTCTGCGCGTTGCGGACGCCCACCAGCAGGCAACCGACTGGCACACCCGCCGACCCGCCGGCTTTTGAAACAGGACAATCGAGGTCGTCACCGGGTCAGCTTGGCGACGACCTCGAGCCTCACGCCATCGGCGCTTGCCATGTAGACTTCCGGCGCTACGCCCGGCTTGCCGTCGAGCAGGCTGTAGGTGGAGCGCTTTTCCATCGGCCTGCGCAGATGGCGCGCTAGATCGCGGCGATTGCGGGTGCCCAGCGTACGCGCCAGTTCGGCAACGAAGTGGACACCCTGATAACAGGCAAGACTGACCGAAGAGATCGGCGGCGCATATTCCCCGAACATGCCATGATAGGTTTCGAGAAACAGGTCGTTGGTGCGGGAACGGTGGCTGGCAAAAAACCGTGCCGCCGTGAACAGGTTGCGGGACGCATCCGCGCCGGTGGCACAGATGATCGTTTCGTCGGTGATCAAACCGAAGCGCAGGATACGTTCGTCCAGCCCCGCAGCGGCGAAGGCGCGATTGAACTCGACGGCGGCCTGACCGACCAGCGCCTGAACGACGACCTGGGCGCCGCTCCTGGCGATCTTCGCCATGAGTTCCGTGTAATCGGGAACCTGTAGCGGCAGGATGGAGGCGCCAACCACCTGCGCACCCTGCTCCGCCACGAGCTTCCACGTCGTATCGAACGCCATGTGCGGCCAGATGTAATCGTTGCCGACGAAATAGAACCGCTCCATGCCCTTTTCCTGATGCAGCCAACGCAGAGCCGGTGTCAGGAAGTCCTCATCCTGCGGGCCGATCGCAAGTGTCGAGGGACCGCACAAGACCCCCTCGTATTGCGAGGTATAGACATAGGCGACCTGGCCGGCCAGCCTGTTGCTGATGGTATAGCGAATGCCGCTGGGATGAACGCCGATGATGACGTCGACACCCTCGACCTTGACCAGTGTATCAACGGCCTCGATCGCCTGGGAATTGCAGGAGCCGCAATCTGCGATGACGAGTTCGGCATCCTTGCCCAGAATCCCGCCGCCGGCATTGATCTCGGCGGCGGCTACGGTTGCGGCGGCGTCCTTGGCAGGCACCCAGATGCCACAAGCACCGCTTCGACTATAAAGCAGTCCAATCTTCATCGGTCCTGTTCCCATGGCTCTACCACGACCGCCTGGCACTTCCGAATGAAGCTTTCGCTCCGTTGGAAGCAGTGCCATGCAGTTCCCGTGGCGCCTGCGTTTATTTGGACCGGTCCACTGTGCAACGAAGGCTCCAACCTGTCAAAGCGCATTTTATCCCGATGATTCTCTGGGTAGCGGAACGGACGATGCATGTCGCTGGACAAAGCCCCGTGTCTGCCCGCAGCCACGAGCCGTGGCCGGAAGCAAAGATTGTTCGTCGTCAGGCAATTCGAGACTGATCAGGCATTTCGAGAAGAGAGGCTCTGGCTAATCAAGGTTAGAGTTTAAGCGGCCTGCAGTCGATGCTGCAAGCGACGGTTTGCAATGGTGGCAAGTTTGATGCGTCTGCGTTCTGCAAGGATATTCTCCGCTCTGCCAAAGTAGACATCGGCCGGTGTGACGTTTTCGATGCTCTCGTGAGAGCGAACGTGATTGTAGTGCTCGACAAAGATCTCTGATCTGGCGTTCGAGATCTCCGGGTAGATAGTAGTTTTCGAGCAGAATGCGATTCTTCAAAGTCTGGTGCCAGCGCTCGATCTTGCCCTGGGTTTGCGGGTGATACGGTGCTCCCCGCACGTGCCGCGACGATCCTGACAAGCCAGTATGCAAGACTGACGCTCTAGCCGATACCCGGCAACATTTCTTCTTTACTTTGGGTACACGAGGGCGCGACAGAGCCGCATATCTTTGCCCTGCAGTGGAATATCGAAGTAATAGCTCGTCAAATCGGTGACTTGCTCGCGAACAGCATCAGGGTCGCCCCCCTCGCCCGGAATACTTGCGTTCTAGTCGCCGCCATCACGCGAGCGGTTCGCATGATACACAACGCTTGCGGCTCGTTGAGTAGAATTGCAGGAGAACCAAATTTTCAGTTCGGTCGGGCCACTGAAATCATTGAGGCTTGTCAGCTTTTCTGAACCGTGTAGATCAGCGCTTGATCATCGATCTCGCGACCCGGGAGGTTGTGTACCCTGGCCGTAGCATTTAGTTTCGGCGAACTCGTATTTGACCGCGAACTGGTGCATCAGCGTTTGTCACCTGACGCGGTCAATGACCCGAATGAGGCGATCACAGGACGCATCTATTCTCTTTGGCGGAGACATGGCGATGCCCAGCAACAGACCGGATCGCGCTGAGGCCGTCGACGCATACCAGAGTGACAGCGGCGTGGGCGCCAATCCGAACGGCAGCGTCTCCCTGGCGATCGAGAGGTCCGGAGCTCCGTCCGGCAATCGCAGCAGCACGCCCAATCCGGCAATCACAACGTCCTTGGCGCGCGGGCGAAGGCATTTCAGCAGCGCGTCGCCTTGCGTTGCATAGACGCGCTTGGTGCGCCGGAGATGCCGCATATAGTGGCCGTCGCGCATGAACGCCGCGGTCGCGAGTTGCACCGCCGGCCCAGGCGCCGGCGCGAGACACGCTGCGACTTCGGCGAACCGGTTCGCCAGCGGCAAGGGAGCAACGAGAAAGCCGAGGCGCAAGGCAGGGGTCAGCGTCTTGCTGAAGGATCCGATGTGAATGACACGCCCGGCGCGATCGAGCGAGGCAAGCGCAGGCGTGGCCCGGCCCTTGAGCTGAAGCTCACTCAGATAATCATCCTCGACCACCCACGCCCCTTGCTGGGCGGCCCAGTCGAGCAGGCGCAAACGCCGTGCAAGCGACAAGGTGAACCCGAGCGGCGCCTGCTGCCCCGGCGTTACGACAACCAGCGCGGCATCCGGTGCATGGTTCAGGCCGTAATCGACATCCATACCGTCCGCATCAACCGGTATCGGCGCGAGCGATAATCCTGCGAGCTCCAGGCCGCGCCGCGTGAACGGGAAGCCGGGATTCTCGACCCAGGCTTTTCGCCCTTCAAGGCCACGCACACGAAGCGCCAGTCCGAGGCCACTGCTGAAGCCGCCGGTGATGATGATTTGGGAGGGCGAACATTCGATGCCACGGGCGATCGCAAGATAGGCGGCTATTTCACGCCGCAGTTCCAGCTCGCCGCGCGGGTCCGGATAGATCGCCGGCGCACTCAATTCTGCGCGAACGGCGGACGAGCGAATTCTGGCGAAGAGTTTGGCGGGGATGGCTTCCTGCGCGGGCACGCCCATCTGGAAAATCGCCGGCCCCGCGGTGAGCTCTTGATACATCTCCATGAACGAGCCGGGATTGGGCGTTTCTTCCCGTCGAACGATGATGGAAAGCCGATCCGCGACATGGGTACCGGTCGCACGCGAGGCGACGATGAGTTGAGCAGCAGACAGTTTTTCGTACGCCGAGCGAACGGTCCCTCGGGCGACGCCAAGCTGGGCGGCGAGGTCCAGCCAGGACGGCAGACGCGCTCCCGGCGCGAGCACGCCGCTTTCGATGGCGGCCGTGATGCCTTTGCGGATCTGCTCGGTTAGTGACGCTTTTGCGGACCGATCGAGCTGCAAGTTCAGTGGCTTGGTCATAGCCTGCTTGGTACACGATTTTTTCCACTTCTTGGTACTTTTTTATAAACCAGGAGAGGAGCATTTGTAGGGGCAACGGAGAACACCACCATGAGAATGCGGTCCATCATCGGCGCAGCCTGTGCTGCTATCGCCATCGCCACTGCAACGCCTTCCGCAGCCCAGGACGCCGGCGCAAAAGTCACGCTGCAGTTCGGACAGACGATACCCAACATTCCCGGCAAGTCGCTGATAGCCGTGGTCGTCGACTATGCGCCGGGCGGAGCATCGCCTGCGCACACCCACGCCAAGTCGGCTTTCATCTTCGCCTATGTCCTGTCGGGAGAAATCGAGTCGCAGGTGAACGACGGACCCAAGAAGGTCTTTCGTGCCGGCGAAAGCTTCCACGAAGCTCCGGGCGATCGCCATTCCGTCAGCCGCAATGCGAGTAAGACCAACCCTGCAAGCCTGCTCGCGGTGTTCGTCGTCGATACTGACGACAAGGAACTAACCACTTCAGTCAAATAATCCGACCATCAAGGGAAAGAAAATGAGTAAGCGTCTCGACTACAACCAGATCGCACCGGCAGGCGTGAAGGCGCTGGGCGGCGTCTACGGCTACGTCACGCAGAGCAGCCTTCCCGCTGTGCTGGTCGATCTGGTCTATCTGCGAATCTCGCAGATCAATAACTGCGCCTATTGCCTCGACATGCACACGCGCGACCTGCTCAAGAAAGGGCAGAAGATCGAAAAGCTGGCGCTGGTACAGGCATGGGCCGAAGGCGGCAACCTCTTTGACGAGCGCGAGCGCGCCGCTCTTGCATGGGCAGAAACGGTGACGCGTGTCGCCGAGACCGGCGTACCGGATGAAGCGTACCAGGCTGCACGCGCGGTCTTCAAGGAGCGCGAGCTTGTCGATCTCACGATCGCGATCGGCCTGATGAATATCTACAACCGCATGGCGATCAGCTTCCGCAACACGCCGCAAGCCGTGATCGAGAAGGCCGCCTGACCCGCCGCCCGGCCGACCAAGTCGCAATTAGATAAGGAGACCCCATGATTTCCGCCGTTAGAATTCCTGACAGCCAGGTCGCGCGTGAAGCCGCCGAACTGGTGCGGCAGCACGAATCCGAGATGCTGTTCAACCACTCGGTTCGCGTCTTCCTGTTCGGGGCGATGAAGGGCATCCGCCAGAATCTAAAATTCGACTCTGAACTGCTTTACGTTGCCGCGCTGTTTCATGACTTGGGTCTTGCTGACGCCTATCATACCGAGACCAAGCGGTTTGAGGTCGACGGCGCCGATGCCGCGCGCGCATTTCTCAAAAGCCATGGCATCCCCGAACCGAAGGCAGATCTGGTGTGGGAAGCGATCGCCCTGCATACGACGCCCGGTATCCCCCAATATATGCGGCCCGAGATCGCTCTCACTAATGCGGGTGTCCTGGTGGACGTCGTCGGAATTGGATATGATGACTATACACCAGAGCAACGGGCCCAAGTCATTACCGACTTTCCTCGCGGTGATTTCAAGAACGAGTTCATCGAGGTTCAGACTTGCTCGGCCTTGAAGAAGCCCCTGACGACGTTCGGCACGGTCAATTTCGATTACATCGAACATCGCGACCTGACATTTCACAAGCCAAACGCATGCACTCGGATCCGCAACACTCCTTGGCTTACCTGAACTATTGTGGGCGTTTAACCCAAAACTCTCTACGGTTTACCGCGCGCCTTCTTCGGAGGATCTTTAGCATTGAATGCCGCTTTTCTAGGTTCTGACGGCCCCAAATTCCAAAAAAACCTCTTTATGTGGCGAAGTGAGGCAAGCGATTTCTCCCGCCACCTCATATGATATGCGACATGCTTGTGAACCGGTGTTCGGGGGGGACAGAGTGCGTAAAGCGCTGACGATTTTATGTGGTCTCGTAAGTCTGCTGTGCGCGAGCACAGCGACATTTGCCCAATTCGCAAAAGTCCGCGTTGCCACGCCTGCGGAGTGGCAAGCACATGACCCTTCCCCAATTTTTGGCAAAAAACTCGGCTTTTTTGCTGAAGAAGGTTTGGACCCGCAATTCATTGCCCTGCAGGGTTCTGCGGCGATCTACCCTCAGGTAGCGAGCAAGGCCGTGGAATTCGCTATAACAAATCCAGACCTGATGCTAGTCGCCTTGGACAAGGGCGAGCCTTACCCCGTCAAGGCTTTTTTCAACTACATGCGCGAGCAGGTGTTTGAATTCACCGTTCTCGAAGATAGCCCGATAAAGACGCTCTCGGATCTGAAAGGAAAAAAACTCGGCGTCGGCGCGCTGACGTGGGGAAACCTTCCCATGTCGCGTGTATTTTTAAAAGACGCCGGCGTCGAGTGGATGAAAGACGTTCAGGTGGTGCCTGTCGGAATCGGTCCTACCGCTTGGCGTAGATTGCGCGTTGGCGATGTCGATGCGCTCAATCTCTACACGGGTACGAACAATCAGATGGCCGCGTCCGGGACGGCGATACGCCGCCTTCCTATGCCAGACAAATTCAAGCGTCTGTTTTCTAATGCCATCGTCGCTAATGCAGATACAATGAAGGCGAATCCTAAACTCGTGGAGGGTTTTGGCCGCGCCTGGGCAAAGTCATATTTCGCATGCCGAGAAAATCCGGAAAGCTGCATGCGATCCTATTGGGACTACAATCCCGCTGCGAGGCCACCTGCGGACAAGGAAGCTGAGACCATTGCTCGCAACGTGTCCCTATTCCTCGCAGGATATCATACCTTCATCGCCGGCGCGAAAGAGGACCGGTGGGGAGATTACGACCCTGCCATTTGGCGCGATCTCGCAGATCTGATGTACGAAGGCGGCCAAGTTTCTTCAAAGTCTCTCCCTGTCGAGCAGGTCTATACTCGAGAGTTCCTCACTGGAATTAACAACTGGAACCGCGCAGAGATCGCAGCGCGCGCAAAAGCAGCGCAATGAACGCTCAGGGCTTGCAAAGAAGCGGATTGTCCATCCGCGATGTACATCTCACCTATTCGACAAATAGAGGCGATCTTAAAGTTCTCAACGGGCTATCCATGGACGTAAAGCCGCGTGAGTTCGTTTCAGTACTCGGACCCTCAGGCTGCGGCAAATCGACATTGCTGCGCCTTGTATCAGGACTCATCGCTCCAAGCTCTGGCGTTATTGAACTCGACGGTGCTGTTGTTCGTACGCCGCGCCCCGATGTCGGCATGGTCTTCCAACAGGCGACTTTGTTGCCGTGGCAGACCGTGCGCGGCAATATCATGATGCCACTGCGAGCCATGGGACGCGATTTGCGCTCGTATCAAGCGCGTGCCGACAACCTTATAAAGCTTGTCGGTTTGGAACGATTCGCTTCAGCCTACCCGCACGAACTGTCGGGTGGAATGCAACAACGGGCCGCTGTTGCGCGCGGCATCATTCATGATCCGTCACTGCTGCTCATGGACGAACCTTTTGCTGCACTCGACGCCATGACGCGAGAGAACATGATGGTGGAGTTGCAGCGGATATGGATGGAAAGCCACAAGGCCGTCTTGTTCATTACGCACTCCATTCCCGAGGCTCTGTTCCTCTCGGATCGCATCGTCGTGTTTAGCCATAGGCCTGGCAAGGTT
This portion of the Bradyrhizobium sp. AZCC 2262 genome encodes:
- a CDS encoding ABC transporter substrate-binding protein, with protein sequence MLVATMAAVPASAGGTLRVAMTAADIPDWGSVPDQGYEGRRFAGYTLYDGLANWDLSKPDVAADIKPGLATGWQINPANNKRWTFNLRPGVKFHDGCEWNADGALWNFERLRNDKAPQYNIRHAGPSASFLINVDTIEKVDDLTIAINTKIPDSLLPYEMSLVLMISRCAVEKANYDYTAALQTPMGTGPYKFSSVVPHERLELIPNTEYWDKERIPKQDKLVLLPMPEASTRAAALLSGQVDFVEAPAPDTIPQLKGAGMQIVTRPYPHNWTYILRHDRPPFSDVRVRQAMNYAMNRKEMVEMLQGLAVPGYQTLTESQPWYGKPVRYEYDPDKARKLLKEAGCMPCKFKVGISTSGSGQMQPLPMNELVKEQLEAVGFEVKLVPMDWSALVGVWRGGGQKSEFDAINFSLGPMDPMQGIVKKWTTRYFTPNGFNWGRYASAEMDSLGDQALATFDIPARDALLTKMNELSVKDAVELYVVHDLNPRAMSPKVKGFVQAQSWFQDLTPISVDP
- a CDS encoding amidase, coding for MTAKILHEMTIAEAGRALRAGETSSVALTEASLARIAAVDGDLDAFVLLTPERAMADARKADADFAAGVDKGPMQGVPYGLKDIFDTAGIRTTCHSRLRLENVPEQDCTVAERLAAGGGVLIGKLGTYEFAIGGPSFDLFHPPARNPWNRDHTTGGSSSGSASAVAASMVPMAMGSDTGGSIRGPAAYCGIVGTKPTYGRVPKRGIFPLSYTLDHAGPLTWTVEDAALTMQVIAGHDALDPHSVDVPVPDFTAGLGQDLKGMRIAYARDFLVGNPVANPEIVAMLDAAAERLATLGAIVEEVTLPPYDKFAACQRTIMYAEAFAIHEQDLKTRPMAYGRYAYQRLLQGGILSAADYLQALRLRRELAAYISDTVLGPYHAILAPTGLTPAPAMDTYSEDVAPWSGMMTGPFNATGHPALAFPIGFSANGLPLGAQLVGRAFDEATLFRIAAAFEASAALNTRRPMSSTVTATMPTGALHTV
- a CDS encoding amidase, coding for MPFTVISDSIRRREISPVELTETLLGRIGTFDPGLKSYTTVTAKLAMDQARAAEAEIVCGRYRGPMHGVPVAVKDLCFTKGIRTTGGMAIHADFMPDYDATVVTRLRDAGSVLLGKLHMTEGATMEHHPDLPQPVNPWKSDLWTGVSSSGSGVAPAAGLAYASIGSDTGGSIRFPSACNNLTGVKPTWGLISRHGIFDLAATFDHLGPMARSTADCAAMLQVLAGWDPLDTTSLRHRCRTIWQP
- a CDS encoding substrate-binding domain-containing protein; the protein is MKIGLLYSRSGACGIWVPAKDAAATVAAAEINAGGGILGKDAELVIADCGSCNSQAIEAVDTLVKVEGVDVIIGVHPSGIRYTISNRLAGQVAYVYTSQYEGVLCGPSTLAIGPQDEDFLTPALRWLHQEKGMERFYFVGNDYIWPHMAFDTTWKLVAEQGAQVVGASILPLQVPDYTELMAKIARSGAQVVVQALVGQAAVEFNRAFAAAGLDERILRFGLITDETIICATGADASRNLFTAARFFASHRSRTNDLFLETYHGMFGEYAPPISSVSLACYQGVHFVAELARTLGTRNRRDLARHLRRPMEKRSTYSLLDGKPGVAPEVYMASADGVRLEVVAKLTR
- the pdxR gene encoding MocR-like pyridoxine biosynthesis transcription factor PdxR; translation: MTKPLNLQLDRSAKASLTEQIRKGITAAIESGVLAPGARLPSWLDLAAQLGVARGTVRSAYEKLSAAQLIVASRATGTHVADRLSIIVRREETPNPGSFMEMYQELTAGPAIFQMGVPAQEAIPAKLFARIRSSAVRAELSAPAIYPDPRGELELRREIAAYLAIARGIECSPSQIIITGGFSSGLGLALRVRGLEGRKAWVENPGFPFTRRGLELAGLSLAPIPVDADGMDVDYGLNHAPDAALVVVTPGQQAPLGFTLSLARRLRLLDWAAQQGAWVVEDDYLSELQLKGRATPALASLDRAGRVIHIGSFSKTLTPALRLGFLVAPLPLANRFAEVAACLAPAPGPAVQLATAAFMRDGHYMRHLRRTKRVYATQGDALLKCLRPRAKDVVIAGLGVLLRLPDGAPDLSIARETLPFGLAPTPLSLWYASTASARSGLLLGIAMSPPKRIDASCDRLIRVIDRVR
- a CDS encoding cupin domain-containing protein, whose translation is MRMRSIIGAACAAIAIATATPSAAQDAGAKVTLQFGQTIPNIPGKSLIAVVVDYAPGGASPAHTHAKSAFIFAYVLSGEIESQVNDGPKKVFRAGESFHEAPGDRHSVSRNASKTNPASLLAVFVVDTDDKELTTSVK
- a CDS encoding carboxymuconolactone decarboxylase family protein, with amino-acid sequence MSKRLDYNQIAPAGVKALGGVYGYVTQSSLPAVLVDLVYLRISQINNCAYCLDMHTRDLLKKGQKIEKLALVQAWAEGGNLFDERERAALAWAETVTRVAETGVPDEAYQAARAVFKERELVDLTIAIGLMNIYNRMAISFRNTPQAVIEKAA
- a CDS encoding HD domain-containing protein produces the protein MISAVRIPDSQVAREAAELVRQHESEMLFNHSVRVFLFGAMKGIRQNLKFDSELLYVAALFHDLGLADAYHTETKRFEVDGADAARAFLKSHGIPEPKADLVWEAIALHTTPGIPQYMRPEIALTNAGVLVDVVGIGYDDYTPEQRAQVITDFPRGDFKNEFIEVQTCSALKKPLTTFGTVNFDYIEHRDLTFHKPNACTRIRNTPWLT
- a CDS encoding ABC transporter substrate-binding protein yields the protein MRKALTILCGLVSLLCASTATFAQFAKVRVATPAEWQAHDPSPIFGKKLGFFAEEGLDPQFIALQGSAAIYPQVASKAVEFAITNPDLMLVALDKGEPYPVKAFFNYMREQVFEFTVLEDSPIKTLSDLKGKKLGVGALTWGNLPMSRVFLKDAGVEWMKDVQVVPVGIGPTAWRRLRVGDVDALNLYTGTNNQMAASGTAIRRLPMPDKFKRLFSNAIVANADTMKANPKLVEGFGRAWAKSYFACRENPESCMRSYWDYNPAARPPADKEAETIARNVSLFLAGYHTFIAGAKEDRWGDYDPAIWRDLADLMYEGGQVSSKSLPVEQVYTREFLTGINNWNRAEIAARAKAAQ
- a CDS encoding ABC transporter ATP-binding protein, whose protein sequence is MNAQGLQRSGLSIRDVHLTYSTNRGDLKVLNGLSMDVKPREFVSVLGPSGCGKSTLLRLVSGLIAPSSGVIELDGAVVRTPRPDVGMVFQQATLLPWQTVRGNIMMPLRAMGRDLRSYQARADNLIKLVGLERFASAYPHELSGGMQQRAAVARGIIHDPSLLLMDEPFAALDAMTRENMMVELQRIWMESHKAVLFITHSIPEALFLSDRIVVFSHRPGKVIHVVDVDAERPRSIDMLSTAEFGEKARYLRSLFTHMSEGQVS